The genome window TAAAGAGGGTGAAAAGACTGTCACTGACCTTGTCGAGGTGCTCGGCGTTCCCAAGGCCAATGTCTCCCAGCACCTTGCGGTAATGAGACACAGGGGTATTCTCAGGACGCGCAGGGACGGGGTCAACATCTACTACAGCGTTGCCAACGAAAAAGTTATCCAGGCCTGTATTCTGATGCGTGAGGTTCTTACGGAACAGATGCAGGAAAAATCAAAGCTGATCGACATTGTCGCAAACAGCTGATCTCTTTTTTATTTGACAAATATATGCAAGAATGCTAATGTTTGCATATATTCAATCAGGAGGAAGCGACTACAAATGAGATCCATGATGCATAGGGTAGAAGTCCTAAAGACCATTGCACATCCGGTCAGGATACAGATTCTTGAAGAACTTCTGAAGGGTGTGAAATGCGTAAGCGACTTTGAGGACTTTCTTGCAATAAGCCAGCCGAACGTTTCCCAGCATCTGTCCCTGCTCAGAAGACAGGGGCTGATCGACCACTACATGGATGGAAGGCTCAGGTGCTACTTTCTGAAAGACCCGATCATCCCTGACCTGCTTGAGATCCTGAAAAAAGACTATATCGAAGAGTTGCCGGCACCGGCCTGCTGTCCGGTTACAAAAAAGGGCACCTATCCGGGAGATAGACAGAGATAGGAGTTATGATTTTCTGTAAGGAGGCACAGGATGGGTTCGCACACCATTAAGCTCTATGTCAATGACCCGATGGGGAAACGTTGACTGCAGAATCTTGAAGCAGCCAGGAAGGCTGAAGCAGAATCAGGCGCAAAAATGGTCATAATAAGCAAGTCTTCACCGGATTATCTTCAAGAAAGAAATCCACCACCATGTCCCTCCGTTGCAGTAAATGATCAATTTATAGTCAAAGACAGCATAGTTTCTTATGAGGATTTGAAGGCCGCTCTTCTGACCGCAGGATAAACATGGATTTTCATCGGATGAATTGCTTACATGGTAATAAAAGATAACAATCAACAAGGAGGTAGTATGGATATCAAACTTACCAGTCTTTCAAGCTGCGCGGGTTGAGCGGCAAAATTCAGTCCTCTGGACCTGTCCCACGTGCTGGGGCAGCTGCCTGCGTGTACAGACAAAAATGTTCTGGTTGGGGCATCCAATGCCGATGATGCAGGGATCTACAAGATTACTGACGAAATAGCGGTTGTCCTTACCACAGACTTTTTCACCCCTATTGTTGATGACCCTTACTGGTTCGGGGCAATTGCCGCAGCCAACTCACTGTCTGACGTGTGGGCCATGGGAGGGAAGCCGACGGTTGCACTCAACATCGCCATGTTCCCGAGCAGTTCTGAGTTTTTCCCATCGCTACAGAGAGTCATGCAGGGCGGCATTGACAAGATGACCGAGGCGGGCGTATCGATCATCGGTGGCCACACAATCAAGGACAAAGAACCGAAATTCGGGTATACCATAATGGGGCTTATCCATCCCGATAAGATACTCGATAATTCTAAAGCAAAACCGGGCGATGCCCTGATACTCACCAAAAAAATCGGGACAGGTATCATCTCCACCGGAGTAAAGGCCGGCATGTGCAGCGATGCCGTTATTGAGGAGTTTACCCTCTCTATGGCGACTTTGAATAAACGGGCAGGAGAGATTATGTGCGAGATCGGTGTGAGCACCGCAACGGATATCACCGGCTTCGGGCTTATCGGTCACCTGAATGAGGTGCTTACTGCGAGCAAATGCCAGGCCCGCCTTTATTCAAGCCGCGTTCCGTTTTTCGAGGAAGCGGTAAGACTGGTCAAGAATGGCATTGCCCCCGGTGGCACGTTAGGAAATCTGAAGATATATAACCAATATGTTGCCTGGGCAGAAGATGTGCCGGAATATGAAAAGGTTCTTATGAACGATGCCCAGACATCAGGAGGCCTGCTTATCTTTGTCCCGGCAGAAAAGAAGGAGCAGTTGATTACTGCCTTGCAAAAGGAAGGGATTCTGGCTGCGCACATTGGAGATATTCTTGATAGTCAGCCAAAAGACGAAAAACACGTTATCGTAGAGCGCTGAAGAATCATGGCGTTTTATCTTTTGTTATGGGCAGCAGGCTCGATAGTCGGCTTCTTCTCGGGTCTGCTCGGAATCGGCGGGGGCATACTCATGTTCCCGCTGCTCCTTTACGTGCCTCCTCTTCTTGGGATGGACTCAATCGGTGTGAAAAATATTACCGGTCTGACAATGATCCAGGGATTCTTTGCGTCCCTTACAGCCATGTTTTTTTACCACAAGCATAATCTTGTCAACAAGCCTCTTGTTCTTACCCTTGGACTCTCGCTGTTTCTGTCCTCCCTGACCGGATCTTTCGTATCAAAAATTGTTCCGGACAAACCTCTGCTGTTTATCTTTGGTGCACTGGCATTTGTAGCGTCAATAATGATGCTTATCCCCAGAAATTATTCAAAAGATGACTTCACGGAGGATAAGATAACCTTTCATAAATCAATGGCCATAGTTATAGGAATTACTATCGGATTTCTTATTGGTTTGGTAGGACAAGGTGGAGCATTCATAATAATACCTCTTATGCTGTATGTCTTGAAGATTCCGCTCAGGGTCGCTCTGGGAAGCACCCTCGCCATTGGGCTCTTCTCAGCTTCAGCAGGCTTGATCGGAAAGATAGCAACAGGTCAGGTACCTTTTCATATGGCGGCTGCATTACTTGTTGGTGCAATCCCTGCAGCACGTTTTGGCGGTGTAGTTGGTAAAAAAACCAAGTCTGAACATTTGAGATGGCTGCTTGCAGTGATCATTATTGCCACTGCGGTTAAGATCTGGTCGGATATTTTCAAATAATAAAAACACTTTCATCTGCAGAGAAAAGTGTCAGAATTCAAACATAACAGGCAGAATTGGGGAGGATTATGGAAAAGATCGTTGTGTTGGGCGGTTCATTCGGCGGACTGACTGCTGCGCTCGAAACAAAGAGGCTATTAGGCCCACAGGCAGAGGTAACGGTCATCAGTGAGGAGAACAGGTTCGTATTTCTGCCGTCTCTTCCCTGGCTGATTATGGGCTGGAGAAAGCCTGAGGACATTACGCTCAGTGTCTCTGACATCCTTAAATCTAAAGGCATCCAGTTTATCCATGAAGCAGCTCTGGCAGTAGATCCTGATCTCTCGAAGGTCAGAACAGCAACAAAAGAGTTCTCCTACGATCACCTCATCATCTCAACCGGCCCTTTTCTTTCGTTTGACGAGATACCCGGTCTTGGTCCTGATAAGGGATACACTGACTGCACCTTTACCCTTGATCACGCGGTAAGAACAAGCCAGACCTGGAAAAAGATTCTTGAAGACCCCGGCACTGTAGTAGTCGGTTCATCCCAGATGGTCAGCTGCTTTGGCCCTTCCTATGAGCTCGCCTTCGAGATGCATGCTGAATTAAAAAGATTGAAGATGCGCCATAAGGTGCCGATCATCTATCTCACGTCAGAACCGTATCTCGGCCATATGGGTGTCGGCGGCCTTGGCAATTCAAAGCGCTTCTTTGAAGAGGAGTTTGCAGACAGGGACATTAAATCACTTGTGAGTCAGGCGATTGAAGAAGTGACGCCCGGAGAGATCAGGCTGAAAGACGGCTCAAAAATACCGTTCAAACTGGCGATGATAGCCCCGCCTTTCAAGGGAGTGCCTGCGGTAGCACAACTCGGCAACCCCAGAGGCTTTATCCCTGTTGACAGAAATTATCGCCATACAAAACATAAGAATATCTTTGCAATCGGTGTGGCTATGGCAATAGCTCCTCCTGAACAGACCCCTGTGCCTACCGGAGTTCCGAAGACAGGGTTTATGACCGTGAAGATGGCAAAAACCGCTGCTGCCGCAATCTATTCAGATGTCAAAGGAACACCACCGCCGGCCATGGATGAAATGGAGGTCATCTGCATCATGGATATGGGCAACACTGCAGCGCTGATGAAGGCTTCGCCGGTGCTTCCTCCGCGTCAGGAGTCATTTACGAAAAAAGGTGTATGGGCAAAATGGATGAAGGTCGGTTTTGAGAAATACTTTCTCTGGAAGATGAAGAACGG of Nitrospirota bacterium contains these proteins:
- a CDS encoding winged helix-turn-helix transcriptional regulator — encoded protein: MKDSLDLFMPQSIKYEYMKQNKTLFELQSEVCKTLASPKRLEILNALKEGEKTVTDLVEVLGVPKANVSQHLAVMRHRGILRTRRDGVNIYYSVANEKVIQACILMREVLTEQMQEKSKLIDIVANS
- a CDS encoding winged helix-turn-helix transcriptional regulator translates to MRSMMHRVEVLKTIAHPVRIQILEELLKGVKCVSDFEDFLAISQPNVSQHLSLLRRQGLIDHYMDGRLRCYFLKDPIIPDLLEILKKDYIEELPAPACCPVTKKGTYPGDRQR
- the selD gene encoding selenide, water dikinase SelD; translation: MLGQLPACTDKNVLVGASNADDAGIYKITDEIAVVLTTDFFTPIVDDPYWFGAIAAANSLSDVWAMGGKPTVALNIAMFPSSSEFFPSLQRVMQGGIDKMTEAGVSIIGGHTIKDKEPKFGYTIMGLIHPDKILDNSKAKPGDALILTKKIGTGIISTGVKAGMCSDAVIEEFTLSMATLNKRAGEIMCEIGVSTATDITGFGLIGHLNEVLTASKCQARLYSSRVPFFEEAVRLVKNGIAPGGTLGNLKIYNQYVAWAEDVPEYEKVLMNDAQTSGGLLIFVPAEKKEQLITALQKEGILAAHIGDILDSQPKDEKHVIVER
- a CDS encoding sulfite exporter TauE/SafE family protein, with the translated sequence MAFYLLLWAAGSIVGFFSGLLGIGGGILMFPLLLYVPPLLGMDSIGVKNITGLTMIQGFFASLTAMFFYHKHNLVNKPLVLTLGLSLFLSSLTGSFVSKIVPDKPLLFIFGALAFVASIMMLIPRNYSKDDFTEDKITFHKSMAIVIGITIGFLIGLVGQGGAFIIIPLMLYVLKIPLRVALGSTLAIGLFSASAGLIGKIATGQVPFHMAAALLVGAIPAARFGGVVGKKTKSEHLRWLLAVIIIATAVKIWSDIFK
- a CDS encoding FAD-dependent oxidoreductase, whose translation is MEKIVVLGGSFGGLTAALETKRLLGPQAEVTVISEENRFVFLPSLPWLIMGWRKPEDITLSVSDILKSKGIQFIHEAALAVDPDLSKVRTATKEFSYDHLIISTGPFLSFDEIPGLGPDKGYTDCTFTLDHAVRTSQTWKKILEDPGTVVVGSSQMVSCFGPSYELAFEMHAELKRLKMRHKVPIIYLTSEPYLGHMGVGGLGNSKRFFEEEFADRDIKSLVSQAIEEVTPGEIRLKDGSKIPFKLAMIAPPFKGVPAVAQLGNPRGFIPVDRNYRHTKHKNIFAIGVAMAIAPPEQTPVPTGVPKTGFMTVKMAKTAAAAIYSDVKGTPPPAMDEMEVICIMDMGNTAALMKASPVLPPRQESFTKKGVWAKWMKVGFEKYFLWKMKNGQSNLP